In Rhizophagus irregularis chromosome 17, complete sequence, the sequence taaatataaaaattatataaatatatttaatgtttagattaataattttcaaaatatacaaataaaaattattaatccaaatattttaatgtggttaaatttatctaaattttaatgattttcgaGGATTTTTgagtcaattttaattttaatttactgaAAACTAACTGATTAAAATagcaacaaatttttttaataaattaattatggatatgcttttatgtttataattttttattatggatATACAGGCATATTGGTAATTTCTGAGcacaatattaaaatctttatgaaattttcatttcttaaatttttaaacgatttttttttcaaattaaaaaattgattgagaGACAACTAAGTAAGACAAAAGGCTGAGACTTAATATACACAATGTTTACACATTTAACAACTAACTtgcaaaatttgaagaaatttcaatcactggttttttattttttgttcattttgtAATTCCGATTACTTTTTTCGCGAACTGTATTTAACCGAATTTCTGGTAACGGGAATCAACTTTGAATTAGGCAGTGTAACATTCCTATGATCACAATTTAGCCGATTAATATGTCCATCACaataatttatagattatGCTGGTTAGGATCTTATgaattttttcgtttattggacaaatataaaatacgaAACAAGATTAGTCCTATCAACTGGTAGTATCAGAGTATCAGACAGTTATCGAAAACACTAACGATGATCACTCAGCCAGGTCTTGGTATTATGATgcacaacatatatatactgccttaaaaacttttatctGTTACAACTATCCAACATACAGCTATCCAACAAAATGCGCCATTTAAAACGTCTTCTCTTTGGAATTATTCTCTTATCATCCTTTGATTCAGCTTTTGCTGACGAATATGACCCTAGTCAAGACATATTTGATCAATTAATCAATGTGATTGCTCCTCtactgataatttttttatttgacacGGAAGAAGTTAAGAAACCCCCAGAAGATAAGAAAAAACCAGTAGACAATAGAGAGTCAGAAGCgagaaattcagaaaatttagACGTAGAGACGGCAGAAAGACCCAAGTCAACGTTAAAATCATCCTCTAAACGAGCTTCCGAAGATAATAGAGCAGAAGAGAAAGAAAATATAGGAGGGACCCCAATAAATTCGAGAGGAGATTTAGGTGAAAAAACGGAAGAAAGACCCAAGTCAACGTTAAAACAATCCCCTAAACGAGTTTTCGATGactttctttatattttatcctCATTCGTTCTACCAActatagtattttatataaaccacGAAGAATTCGCAACGCCCATCTGGATTCCAATCCTTTCTGTAGCCATAACTGGTGTTATTATCATTTCAATCGTATGGATTTATATGTTCCCAAAAAGTCCCAAAATACCTATGGTGTTAGCTGATATATTTTCACTCACTCATGAAATTTGTTTCATATTTTACACCCGATATAACCCggtgaataatttaaatttaaaaaacggATTCAGCTACTTACACGTAGCACTTTTAATCTTCGGGACGATTATTTTGCTTTATGTATATTACAAGTTGATTAAGGAGAAAGCAGTACCTAACAAtagattcattattatttgcaATAGACTATATCTCTTAACGAATCCAGTAATCCAAATGTTAAATATGGCACTACTTTCTGGCAATGGCTATTATTTGACGAAATTAATATTAgcaataaatataactttcCTCTCAAGAATTGTAGATTATGCTAGAGAAAAACCGGATTTAAATAATCACCTCGATGAACAAATAGGCTATCTATATGGTACAGTTATCAGTGCCTTTGGCCAAAATGTTGGGTCTtggaattttactttttgataaaatattttacactTTACTATTATCATCTTcccttatttttatttacatttcgTACATctcatctttttattttcgataaattttttatttttgttatttgttttttattttaaatgcgACATTATTATTTTGGCTATGAAAAATTGGAATACCGTAAATTTTCACGAATTTTAGAATCATCAAAAAGATCATCGGTAAATCTGTAAAGCTTTTTAATTCTTCCGTTAAGTATCAATTTTTCCaagataaattatcaataaattctgTCAGCGAAGTTGTATAATTGcaagatattttataattactgtTCACCTCGATTGCTTGCGTTGACTATTAACAAATTTCTCAAGAATTTGTTACGTACGTTGATATCAATTTCGCTAGTTTCGTAATATTAtactgtaatatttttataaaacaaaaagttgagtttctaataaaaattttctaaagatGTATACATGATATAGGTAAGTATAATCGTCTGAGTGcatattataataacattaacgAATCAAAATTTCCTCATAATGAAAATGTCGATTGCATCCTAGCCGGATACTCTACAAGATGTTATTTTTTGTGATTGCAAAGTAATGATGATATACGAGAACTTACACTTGAAATATCTCATACACTAACCAAATATTGACGAAAGTGAATCCAAGATAATACTAGTGTATTTACCAATTTCAATGACGGCCATCAACGAATGATGTATCAGACCACTAAATATCATCACCAGTATGATGTAATGCCGGCCagtattttaatagatttttaattctggccaaaagtACATGTGTGTGATCACATGTCTCCATGTTTCTCGTCATCaagattttttcattaaaggTAAACGAAAACAACACCGATGACACAAATCCTAATTGGCTAGTGTTACTTACagaaatttcattaacttAGAATGTATTCCGTTAACTGCCTGACAAGAGTATGATAATCTGGTGACAGACCATATCAGATTtcgaatataattaataaaggaccaacaaatactaatatagtgaatttttttttttactcattaTTTCATTGTACTGTAcgatatatttacaataaccaCGAAAATTAATCTATAATTTATTCAACTATAAAGGCATGTTGTCTACAAATAATACGAATAAAAAGTACATCATAATTAAGTGTCCTATAACTCACATTTGTTTATGTCACAGTCATAACTTGGTATGTTAACTTCATCGTTTTCTGGTGTTTTTGATATTTCTAATGTTGTTTCGATTTCTTTAAAACTAACATTTTCTGATACAACTAAAGGCTCATTATTATTGAGTTCTTCAAGTTCTGAAATTACTTGACGAATTTTTGGTCTTGTATTTGGTTCATGTTGCCAACACtctattgaaataaataacgacagttaaaatttgattactaaaaaatcataatataatttcatacTTACTTTCATACAGCGCAATGAATTTATGGTTTGTGCTTGGAGAAGGTTTTTCTCTCATACCCTCAAGGATGTTCGacttgattttaataatttcgaaagggaaattattttttgtttcaaaatcaAAAGGCGATTCACGACTTGTTAATTCCCAGAATAATACTCCTAgactatatatatcagattttttagttaaatcaCACGAATGATCTTTAGGAATTTTGGATCCATGTAAGGAATTAAACCATgtgctttttcttttttgttgatAACCGATCCGTGTAGACGTGAACGTCCGAAATCTGCTATTTTTATCGAATGTTGATGTATTAAAACATTGCCGGGatgctaaataaaaaatatgttaattataaaaaaaacaacataAATTGGAAGCAAA encodes:
- a CDS encoding uncharacterized protein (SECRETED:cutsite_AFA-DE; SECRETED:prob_0.9795); SECRETED:SignalP(1-22), producing MRHLKRLLFGIILLSSFDSAFADEYDPSQDIFDQLINVIAPLLIIFLFDTEEVKKPPEDKKKPVDNRESEARNSENLDVETAERPKSTLKSSSKRASEDNRAEEKENIGGTPINSRGDLGEKTEERPKSTLKQSPKRVFDDFLYILSSFVLPTIVFYINHEEFATPIWIPILSVAITGVIIISIVWIYMFPKSPKIPMVLADIFSLTHEICFIFYTRYNPVNNLNLKNGFSYLHVALLIFGTIILLYVYYKLIKEKAVPNNRFIIICNRLYLLTNPVIQMLNMALLSGNGYYLTKLILAINITFLSRIVDYAREKPDLNNHLDEQIGYLYGTVISAFGQNVGSWNFTF